Within the Corynebacterium afermentans subsp. lipophilum genome, the region CAAGCAGGCGGCGACATCTCTTCGCCGGAGTTTTCCGTGCTCGTCGCGTTGTCGGAGGCGCAAGACCGCACGCTGCGCCTGCGCGAGCTGTGCGAAGAACTCGGATGGGACCGCTCACGTGCCTCCCATCAGGTCACGCGCATGAAAAAGCGCGGCCTGCTCACCAAAAAGAAGTGCCCCGGCGACGCCCGCGGCGTGCTGGTGACCCTGACGGACCAAGGCATGGCCCACCTCGAGGAGGCCGTGCCGGACCACGTGGAGACCGTGCGGCGCCTCATCTTCGACCACCTGGACGCGGACCGCGCCGACAGAATCGGCGAGTTTTTCACCGACGTACTCGCTGCCGAGGATCTGCCAACCAACCAGCTCTAACAACCGATTCGTGAGCAACTGTCCTTGCGGGTTTGCGCCCGCAGGGGTTGGATGGGGTTTACCAAGCCCATGGATGAAAGGACCCCACGATGTCTAGCCCCTACAACCCGCAGCACATCAACCCGAGCAACTCCCCGAAGCGCCTCGAGCGTTCCATGACCGACAAATACATCGCCGGTGTCTGCGGCGGCATCGCCCAGTACCTCGGCGTCGACGCCACCGCGGTGCGCGTGGTCTTTATCCTGCTCGTCCTCATGGGTGTGTTCCCGGGCTTGCTCGCTTACGGCGTGGCCTGGCTGATCATGCCGGCTGAGTTTTAGGGCCTGCTCCCGTCGAGGAACGTGAACCGGACTTCGTCGCTAGGCAATTGCTCCAGCGCCTGGCGCACGCCCGGTCCGGTGCCTGAGGCGGGGTGGTTCATGTGCGCCAACACGATTGCCTCGTCAGGGGCATGCATGATTGCCGACGCCACATGGTTCGCCGTGGCAGTCGCCCCAAAATCGCCGTTGACGGTGTAGCCCGCGATGGCTACGCCGCGGTCGCGCGCGATGTCCACGGCAACATCGTCGTAATGGGCCGTGCCCGAGCGAAACCACGTCGATTCCACCCCGTAGTCCGCCAGCAGCGCCCGGTTGCCGTCGATTTCTGCGATGGCTTCCGCCGGTGTCTTGGTACCCGCGATGCCGTAGGCGGCCTCGCCGTTGACGCTCAGCGGCAGGTGCCTCGTGCCGTGATTTTCCAGGCGGAATAGGGGATCGGCCGCGAGCTTCCGCGTCGCATCCGGGTTCGCCTCGATCCAGGTGGCGCTCAAGAACAGCGTCGCGGGTACCGCGAACTCGCGCAGCGCGTCTATCAACCCTTGGTCCACGGCCGAGCCAGTGGGCCCGCCGCAGGCGTCGAACGTCAGCGCAATCGTGCGCCTGCCCGGTGTCACAGGCACCATCTCCACAACGCCGCGCATGGAGGTCCCAAACGTTTGTGGCGCCCGGCCCGCGTAGCGCTCCGGGCCCGGATACGCCGTCACTGTTTCGCGGACAGTGGAGGTGGCTGTCGTGGTCACTGTCGTGCCCTGCGGACCGGCACATCCCACCAACGAAGAAAAGCCCGCCACTGCCGTGGCGGACATGAAGGTTCTCCTGCTTAGCACAGGTTGACAGTGTAATTGCAGGGGGAGCGGAGTGCTCGTCGACCCCGGATGGGACGAGTTAGCTTAGGGGTAAACCCCTGCTTGGGGCTTGTACGAAACCTCCTGACCAGTTGTAGCGGGTTCGTGGCTACACCCCGGTTACACCGGGTTCCGACTCCGGTTACACGACAGAAGTCAATTATATGACGTGAGCAGGAGCGCTTTTTAGAACGGGAAGTCAGGAAATTCCGCTTCCGCCTCTTCCTGCCTCTCGGCAAGCTCCGCCCTCTACCGTGAACGCTCGACAAGCTCGTCAAAGGTGAGCACCTCCGGTGACTTGCGGTTCGAGCGGAAACTTTCAAAGCTACGGAACTTCGAGCCAATTCGGTTGCCTTGGGCGCGGCACAAATCGCGCATGGGCCGATCATCAAAAACGAGCGTGGTTCAACCAAGTATGCACCGTCGCCAGTGTTGTCTCCCTCGTTGTCCCTCTCAGCAATCCATCCGGCAAGGCTCTCCTTGGCGGCGCGAACCGTCGTCGAACCCCGAGGTGTCCCCGCTGCAAACGGGAATCGAGTCGAGGCTGCGGATGAGGTAGATAAGTTTGTTCGAGCCTTCCCGGTTCAAGATGATGAGGCCATCGAGTTTTGTCCCGTTCGGATCATTGCTTGGGGCCCGAAAACCGATCTCCCGAACTACACCAGGCTCGTGCGCAACTTGAATCTCGAGCTGGCGACGCTGTTTTTGCAACTTTGCCGGAATCTCTGCTCCTTCCACTGTCTCTTGAGCAGCACACACAGCTGCACCGCTACCCGGAACTTGACTAGTTCAGTGCTTGCTGTATAGTTCAGCGCATGCTGACTATTGCTTCGCGTCTCGACGTGATGAACCGC harbors:
- a CDS encoding PspC domain-containing protein: MSSPYNPQHINPSNSPKRLERSMTDKYIAGVCGGIAQYLGVDATAVRVVFILLVLMGVFPGLLAYGVAWLIMPAEF
- a CDS encoding polysaccharide deacetylase family protein yields the protein MSATAVAGFSSLVGCAGPQGTTVTTTATSTVRETVTAYPGPERYAGRAPQTFGTSMRGVVEMVPVTPGRRTIALTFDACGGPTGSAVDQGLIDALREFAVPATLFLSATWIEANPDATRKLAADPLFRLENHGTRHLPLSVNGEAAYGIAGTKTPAEAIAEIDGNRALLADYGVESTWFRSGTAHYDDVAVDIARDRGVAIAGYTVNGDFGATATANHVASAIMHAPDEAIVLAHMNHPASGTGPGVRQALEQLPSDEVRFTFLDGSRP
- a CDS encoding MarR family winged helix-turn-helix transcriptional regulator — protein: MNAQPRWLDDEEQQLWRLMLAGFTKISRTIDDRLQAGGDISSPEFSVLVALSEAQDRTLRLRELCEELGWDRSRASHQVTRMKKRGLLTKKKCPGDARGVLVTLTDQGMAHLEEAVPDHVETVRRLIFDHLDADRADRIGEFFTDVLAAEDLPTNQL